The Candidatus Eisenbacteria bacterium nucleotide sequence GCTCGCGATGCCGGAGGTGAACGAGCTGCTCGCATGCCTCGCGCGATGCTGCCGTCCCGGGGAGAAGGCTTTATGAGAAACCGACGGGCGAGTCTTCTGATCGTCCGCGTTCTCTGGGGGAATCGCAAATGACCACGCGGCCGGCGCGCGAACGCATTCGCGTCCTTCTCGGCGCGGGCCTCGTCGCCGGGATTCTCGTTCTTCCGCTCGTGCTCCTCCTCCCCAGGCCCGAGCCGCCGAGGGACAACCCGCGCCGCATTCTTCCGAAAAGACTCCCGCACACCGATCACCGTGCGCTCCTTCCCGGTCCCTACCCGGAGGGACCTTCGGTGACGCGCGCGTGTCTCGAGTGCCACGAGGAGGCGGGGTGGGAGGTGATGCGCACCGCCCACTGGAGATGGGAAGGAGAGCCAGTTCGGCTTCCGGGACGCGCCGATCCGGTCCGCATCGGAAAGAAGACCGCGATCAACAACTTCTGCATCGGCGTTCAGTCGAACTGGCCGAGCTGCACTTCGTGCCATGCCGGCTATGGATGGGAGGACGAGACGTTCGATTTCACGAACGTCGAGAACGTCGATTGCCTCGTTTGCCACGATCGTTCGGGCGTTTACGTCAAGGGGGAGAGCGGGCATCCGGCTCCCGGCGTGGATCTCGTCGAGGCGGCGGGAAGCGTCGGCTCGCCGACGCGCGAGAACTGCGGCGGTTGCCATTTCCGCGGAGGCGGAGGCGACGCGGTCAAGCATGGGGACTTGGACAAGTCGCTCCGCAACCCGCGGGAGCGGATCGACGTGCACATGGGCCGACATGAGATGGTGTGCGTCGATTGCCACCAGACGAAGAACCACGTGATCGCCGGCCGATCGATCTCCGTCAGCGCGGACAAGGCCAATCGGCTCCTCTGCATCGATTGCCATGCGATCGAGCCGCACCGCGACGAGCGCCTCAACGCCCACACCGCCGCGGTTGCTTGCCAGACCTGCCACATCCCGTTCGTCGCCATCCGCGAGGCGACCAAGGTTCACTGGGATTGGTCCGCCGCGGGGCTCGACCTCGAAGACGACCCCCGCACCTATCTGAAGAAGAAGGGCCGCTTCGTCTACGAACAACTATTGATTCCTGAATATGTTTGGTTCAATGGAACCGCAGACCATTATCTCATGGGGGATCGAATCGACACCGCCGGGGTCACGCCCCTGAACGCGCCTCGGGGAAGCCCGAGGGACCCCTACTCCGCGATCTGGCCGTTCAAAGTCCACACGGGAAGACAGATCTACGACCGCGAGCATCTCCATCTTCTCGTTCCGAAGACCGCGGGCGAGGACGGGTACTGGGAGATATTCGACTGGGATCGGGCGGCGCGCCTCGGATCCGAGAAGACGGGCCTCGCCTACAGCGGGAGCTACGGATTCGCGCGCACCGACATGTACTGGCCCCTCACCCACATGGTCGCCCCGAAGGAGAACTCCCTTCAGTGCGGCGACTGTCATGCGCCGGGCGGAAGACTCGATTGGGCGGCGCTCGGCTATCCGGGCGATCCGATCCACTGGGGAGGAAGGACGGGGCTCCGCGCGGCCGGTCCCCCGTGGGAAGAGGAGAGCCGATGAACCGTTCTCTCCGATTCGCGCTCTTCCTCGTTCTCCTCGCTGGGTCCGGTTCACGGGACGCGGCGGGAGCGACCGCGGCGGCATCCACGATGCACCCCCTCTTTCCCCTCCTCGATGAGACGGGAACGAACGTCCTCGCGAGCGGCGGGCCGGTCTCGGCGATGCGCACTTGCGGCGCCTGCCACGACAC carries:
- a CDS encoding tetrathionate reductase family octaheme c-type cytochrome, translating into MTTRPARERIRVLLGAGLVAGILVLPLVLLLPRPEPPRDNPRRILPKRLPHTDHRALLPGPYPEGPSVTRACLECHEEAGWEVMRTAHWRWEGEPVRLPGRADPVRIGKKTAINNFCIGVQSNWPSCTSCHAGYGWEDETFDFTNVENVDCLVCHDRSGVYVKGESGHPAPGVDLVEAAGSVGSPTRENCGGCHFRGGGGDAVKHGDLDKSLRNPRERIDVHMGRHEMVCVDCHQTKNHVIAGRSISVSADKANRLLCIDCHAIEPHRDERLNAHTAAVACQTCHIPFVAIREATKVHWDWSAAGLDLEDDPRTYLKKKGRFVYEQLLIPEYVWFNGTADHYLMGDRIDTAGVTPLNAPRGSPRDPYSAIWPFKVHTGRQIYDREHLHLLVPKTAGEDGYWEIFDWDRAARLGSEKTGLAYSGSYGFARTDMYWPLTHMVAPKENSLQCGDCHAPGGRLDWAALGYPGDPIHWGGRTGLRAAGPPWEEESR